From Sphingomonas bisphenolicum, one genomic window encodes:
- a CDS encoding outer membrane protein assembly factor BamD, whose translation MLTKTMTRIGAATALVLIASPVLTGCSTSKNKADTQYVARDVSTLYNSGKDRLDRGQYKLAAALFDEVERQHPYSPWARRAQLMSAFSYYMNTDYAESISAAQRFLSIHTGNKDAPYAYYLIALCYYEQIADVTRDQKITQQALDSLGELIRRYPDTRYAADARLKVDLVNDHLAGKEMEVGRFYQRRGQWLAATLRFRSVVDKYQTTTHTPEALERLVESYLSLGIPAEAQKAAAVLGRNYPGTKWYERSYKLMQEHGVKA comes from the coding sequence ATGCTGACGAAAACCATGACGCGCATTGGCGCGGCCACCGCCCTGGTCCTGATCGCCTCGCCTGTCCTTACCGGCTGCTCCACGTCGAAGAACAAGGCCGACACCCAATATGTCGCGCGTGACGTGTCGACCCTGTATAATAGCGGCAAGGACCGGCTGGACCGCGGCCAGTACAAGCTCGCCGCCGCCCTGTTCGATGAGGTGGAACGCCAGCATCCCTATTCGCCCTGGGCGCGCCGCGCGCAGCTCATGTCCGCCTTCAGCTATTATATGAACACCGACTATGCCGAATCCATCTCGGCCGCACAGCGTTTCCTGTCGATCCATACCGGCAACAAGGACGCGCCCTACGCCTATTATCTGATCGCGCTCTGCTATTATGAGCAGATTGCCGACGTCACCCGCGACCAGAAGATCACGCAGCAGGCGCTGGATTCACTGGGCGAACTTATCCGCCGCTATCCCGACACTCGCTACGCCGCCGACGCGCGTCTGAAGGTCGATCTGGTCAACGATCATCTGGCCGGCAAGGAAATGGAGGTCGGCCGTTTCTACCAGCGGCGCGGCCAGTGGCTCGCCGCCACGCTGCGCTTCCGATCGGTGGTCGACAAATATCAGACCACGACGCACACGCCCGAAGCGCTGGAGCGGCTGGTCGAATCCTATCTCTCGCTTGGCATCCCCGCCGAAGCGCAGAAGGCCGCCGCCGTGCTGGGCCGCAACTATCCCGGCACCAAATGGTATGAGCGCAGCTACAAGCTGATGCAGGAACATGGCGTCAAGGCCTGA
- the recN gene encoding DNA repair protein RecN, producing MLISLAIRNVVLIEALDLEFGAGLSVLTGETGAGKSILLDSLGLALGARADSGLVRNGEAQASVVATFEPPAAATRVALLLADNGIEIEPGEPLLIRRLVKADGGSRAFVNDQPCSAALLRDLSGSLVEIHGQHDDRGLLNPRGHRALLDSYGRCEAGAVASAHAGWRTAAKALAEAHAAVDNAARDRDYLTHAVEELRKFAPEPGEEATLAEERATMQKGARLTDDLSAVGDCLTGSDGGLAQLRQAARRLDRIASEEPLLAAVLEALDRAVVEAGEAEDRLAEAVEALSFDPARLDMIETRLFDLRGLARKHQVQPDDLAALRDEMDAKLAAIEGGEAHIAALEKDVAGKAAAYRAAAQALSGERQMAAGRLDAAVAAELAPLKLDAARFRTVVAQLDEGQWSPQGMDRVEFEISTNPGAPFAPLAKIASGGELSRFILALKVALAERGGADTLIFDEIDRGVGGAVADAIGERLSRLAQSNQILVVTHSPQVAARGAGHLLIAKSSDGTVTRTGVHALDDAERREEIARMLSGAEITAEARAQAERLLERV from the coding sequence ATGCTGATCTCGCTCGCCATCCGCAATGTCGTGCTGATCGAGGCGCTGGACCTGGAGTTCGGCGCGGGCCTTTCCGTGCTGACCGGGGAGACGGGGGCGGGCAAGTCGATCCTGCTGGATTCGCTCGGCTTGGCGCTGGGCGCGCGCGCCGACAGCGGTCTGGTGCGCAATGGCGAGGCGCAGGCGAGTGTCGTCGCCACCTTCGAACCGCCGGCCGCCGCTACCCGCGTTGCACTGCTGCTCGCGGACAATGGCATCGAGATTGAACCGGGCGAGCCGCTGCTGATCCGCCGCTTGGTGAAGGCCGATGGCGGCAGTCGCGCCTTCGTCAACGATCAGCCCTGTTCGGCCGCGCTGCTGCGCGACCTGAGCGGATCGCTGGTCGAGATCCACGGCCAGCATGACGATCGCGGCCTGCTTAATCCGCGGGGCCATCGCGCGCTGCTCGACAGCTATGGCCGCTGCGAGGCCGGAGCGGTGGCGTCTGCCCATGCCGGCTGGCGCACCGCGGCCAAGGCGCTGGCGGAGGCGCATGCCGCTGTGGACAATGCCGCGCGCGACCGTGATTACCTGACCCATGCGGTCGAGGAATTGCGCAAGTTCGCGCCCGAACCGGGTGAGGAGGCGACGCTGGCGGAAGAACGCGCGACCATGCAGAAGGGCGCGCGCCTGACCGACGACCTGTCCGCCGTCGGCGATTGCCTGACCGGATCGGATGGCGGGCTGGCCCAATTGCGACAGGCGGCGCGTCGGCTGGATCGGATTGCGTCGGAAGAGCCGCTGCTGGCCGCCGTGCTCGAAGCGCTGGACCGCGCTGTGGTGGAGGCGGGCGAGGCGGAGGATCGACTGGCCGAAGCGGTCGAGGCGCTGAGCTTTGATCCCGCGCGCCTCGACATGATCGAAACCCGTCTGTTCGACCTGCGCGGTCTGGCGCGCAAGCATCAGGTGCAGCCCGACGATCTGGCCGCGCTGCGCGACGAGATGGACGCGAAGCTGGCCGCGATCGAGGGCGGCGAGGCGCATATCGCGGCGCTGGAAAAGGATGTCGCGGGGAAGGCCGCCGCCTATCGCGCCGCAGCGCAGGCGCTGTCGGGTGAACGGCAGATGGCTGCCGGGCGTCTGGATGCTGCGGTCGCTGCCGAACTTGCGCCGCTGAAACTGGATGCCGCCCGCTTCCGCACCGTGGTTGCGCAACTGGACGAGGGTCAGTGGAGTCCGCAGGGGATGGACCGGGTCGAGTTCGAAATCTCGACGAACCCCGGCGCGCCCTTCGCGCCGCTGGCCAAGATCGCATCGGGCGGCGAATTGTCGCGCTTCATCCTGGCGCTGAAGGTCGCGCTGGCCGAGCGGGGCGGTGCGGATACGCTGATCTTCGACGAGATCGACCGGGGCGTGGGTGGGGCCGTGGCCGACGCGATCGGTGAGCGGCTGTCGCGGCTGGCGCAGAGCAACCAGATCCTCGTCGTCACCCACAGCCCGCAGGTCGCGGCGCGGGGCGCGGGCCATCTGCTGATCGCCAAGTCCAGTGACGGCACCGTCACGCGCACCGGCGTTCATGCGCTGGACGATGCGGAACGCCGCGAGGAAATCGCGCGGATGCTGTCGGGCGCGGAAATCACGGCGGAGGCACGCGCGCAGGCGGAACGGTTGCTGGAGCGGGTTTGA
- a CDS encoding putative quinol monooxygenase produces the protein MTHNRRDMLGLGAAAIAASAIPAAAQEAKPRYGLIGQMLSQPGKRDELVGYLRDATGAMPGCLSYIIALDSENPDAIWITEVWDSRENHAASLKLPAVQAAIAKARPIIAGFGQRFETVPVAGV, from the coding sequence ATGACCCATAACCGCAGAGACATGTTGGGCCTCGGCGCAGCCGCCATCGCCGCCAGCGCCATCCCCGCCGCCGCGCAGGAGGCCAAGCCCCGATACGGCCTGATCGGCCAGATGCTGAGCCAGCCGGGCAAGCGCGACGAACTGGTCGGCTATCTGCGGGACGCGACCGGCGCGATGCCCGGTTGCCTGTCCTATATCATCGCGCTGGACAGCGAGAATCCGGACGCCATCTGGATCACCGAAGTCTGGGACAGCCGGGAAAACCACGCCGCCTCGCTCAAGCTGCCCGCGGTCCAGGCCGCCATCGCCAAGGCGCGGCCAATCATCGCGGGTTTCGGCCAGCGGTTCGAGACGGTGCCAGTGGCGGGCGTTTGA
- the ligA gene encoding NAD-dependent DNA ligase LigA: protein MTDPTTLTEAEAANRLMRLAREVAKHNRLYHDQDAPEISDADYDALIRENNALEAAFPQLIRADSPNAQVGATATSALKKVPHAVRMMSLDNGFSDEDIGEFLARVRRFLALPDDAPLALTAEPKIDGLSCSLRYEQGELKLAATRGDGTTGEDVTANVRTIADIPQTLTGPNIPDLFEVRGEVYMAKDDFVALNQRLLAEADDPEKARQFANPRNAAAGSLRQKDAAVTASRPLRFLAHGWGAHSAVPADTQLGVMQAIAGWGLPVSDMLACVDSLDALIAHYRGIEAARAELPFDIDGVVYKVDRLDWQQRLGFVAKAPRWAIAHKFPAERAQTTLEAIDIQVGRTGKLTPVGRLTPVTVGGVVVSNVTLHNADEIARLGVRPGDRIVVQRAGDVIPQVVENLSREEARDPFPFPNHCPVCGSEAVREEEEVDYRCTGGLICPAQRFERLRHFVSRGALDIEGLGEKSIQEFLDLGWIAEPADIFRLKKHRPDLLGREGWKEKSVDNLLAAIEAKRQPDAARLLFGLGIRHVGAVTARDLLKRYTTLPGVRALAEEIIALRDAADPTETQAKRDKAIAEHIGVENVGAAVGHAIADFFHEPHNVEAWDDLLRAVSPPDYVVETTASAVTGKTVVFTGKLETMSRDEAKAQAERLGAKAAGSVSAKTDLVVAGPGAGSKLKQAAALGVAVISEAEWAEIVQAAG from the coding sequence ATGACCGACCCCACAACCCTCACCGAAGCCGAAGCCGCCAACCGCCTGATGCGCCTGGCACGCGAAGTGGCGAAGCATAACCGGCTCTATCATGACCAGGATGCGCCGGAGATTAGCGACGCGGACTATGACGCGCTGATCCGTGAGAACAACGCGCTGGAGGCCGCCTTTCCGCAGCTGATCCGCGCCGATTCGCCCAATGCGCAAGTCGGGGCCACGGCGACGTCGGCGCTCAAGAAGGTGCCGCACGCCGTCCGTATGATGAGCCTCGACAATGGCTTTTCAGACGAGGATATCGGCGAGTTCCTGGCCCGCGTCCGTCGCTTCCTGGCGCTGCCGGACGACGCGCCGCTGGCGCTGACCGCGGAGCCGAAGATCGACGGCCTGTCCTGCTCGCTACGTTATGAACAGGGCGAACTCAAGCTGGCCGCGACCCGTGGCGACGGCACGACCGGGGAGGACGTGACCGCCAACGTCCGCACGATCGCCGACATCCCGCAAACGCTGACCGGCCCGAACATACCCGACCTGTTCGAGGTGCGCGGCGAAGTCTATATGGCCAAGGACGATTTCGTGGCCCTCAACCAGCGCCTGCTGGCCGAAGCCGACGACCCCGAAAAGGCGCGGCAATTCGCCAATCCGCGCAATGCCGCCGCCGGATCTTTGCGCCAGAAGGATGCGGCCGTCACCGCCAGCCGCCCGCTGCGTTTCCTCGCCCATGGCTGGGGCGCGCACAGCGCCGTCCCCGCCGACACGCAACTGGGCGTGATGCAGGCGATCGCGGGATGGGGCCTGCCGGTGTCGGACATGCTGGCCTGCGTCGACAGCCTGGACGCGCTGATCGCCCATTATCGCGGGATCGAAGCGGCGCGCGCGGAACTGCCCTTCGATATCGACGGCGTGGTGTACAAGGTCGACCGGCTCGACTGGCAACAGCGGCTGGGCTTCGTGGCGAAGGCGCCGCGTTGGGCCATCGCCCATAAATTCCCCGCCGAACGCGCGCAGACCACGCTCGAAGCGATCGACATCCAGGTCGGGCGCACCGGCAAGCTGACCCCGGTCGGCCGCCTGACCCCCGTCACCGTGGGCGGCGTGGTCGTGTCCAACGTGACGCTCCACAATGCAGATGAGATCGCCCGCCTCGGCGTCCGCCCCGGTGACCGCATCGTGGTGCAGCGCGCGGGCGACGTCATCCCGCAGGTGGTCGAGAATCTGTCGCGTGAAGAGGCGCGCGATCCCTTTCCCTTCCCGAACCATTGCCCCGTCTGCGGGTCCGAAGCCGTGCGGGAGGAGGAAGAGGTCGATTATCGCTGCACCGGCGGCCTCATTTGCCCCGCCCAGCGCTTCGAACGGCTGCGTCATTTCGTCAGCCGTGGAGCGCTGGACATTGAGGGGCTGGGAGAGAAGTCCATCCAGGAGTTTCTCGACCTCGGCTGGATCGCCGAACCGGCGGACATCTTCCGGCTCAAAAAGCATCGGCCCGACCTGCTCGGCCGGGAAGGGTGGAAGGAAAAGTCGGTCGACAATCTGCTCGCCGCGATCGAGGCGAAGCGCCAGCCCGACGCCGCGCGCCTGCTCTTTGGCCTGGGCATCCGCCATGTCGGTGCGGTGACGGCGCGCGACCTGCTCAAGCGTTACACCACGCTGCCGGGCGTCCGGGCGCTGGCGGAAGAGATCATCGCGCTGCGCGATGCGGCCGACCCGACCGAAACCCAGGCCAAGCGAGACAAGGCGATCGCCGAACATATCGGCGTGGAGAATGTCGGCGCGGCGGTGGGCCATGCGATCGCCGATTTCTTCCACGAACCGCATAATGTGGAGGCTTGGGACGATCTGCTGCGCGCAGTATCGCCGCCCGACTATGTCGTGGAAACCACCGCCAGCGCGGTGACCGGCAAGACGGTCGTCTTCACCGGCAAGCTGGAAACCATGAGCCGCGACGAGGCCAAGGCGCAGGCCGAGCGGCTGGGCGCGAAAGCCGCCGGATCGGTCAGCGCGAAGACCGATCTGGTCGTGGCGGGGCCGGGGGCGGGATCGAAGCTCAAGCAGGCGGCCGCGCTGGGAGTCGCGGTGATTAGCGAGGCCGAGTGGGCGGAGATCGTGCAGGCGGCCGGTTAA
- a CDS encoding winged helix-turn-helix transcriptional regulator: MSPPQPLRTGDAYNPDCPTRHILDRIGDKWAVLVLLTLKDGPVRFNDLRRRIGAISQKMLSQTLKSLERDGLVSRAAFPTVPVTVEYRLTPLAGGLIGILDQVTQWAEDHVGAIMASRRAHDGALTDAMAA, translated from the coding sequence ATGTCCCCTCCCCAGCCGCTGCGCACCGGCGACGCCTATAATCCCGATTGTCCGACCCGCCACATTCTCGACCGGATCGGCGACAAATGGGCGGTGCTGGTGCTGCTGACATTGAAGGATGGGCCGGTGCGCTTCAACGACCTGCGCCGGCGGATCGGCGCCATCTCACAAAAGATGCTCTCGCAGACGTTGAAGAGCCTGGAGCGCGACGGGCTGGTCAGCCGCGCCGCCTTCCCCACCGTGCCGGTAACGGTGGAATATCGGCTGACCCCGCTGGCGGGCGGGCTGATCGGCATATTGGATCAGGTCACCCAATGGGCCGAAGACCATGTCGGCGCCATCATGGCGTCGCGGCGCGCCCATGACGGGGCGCTGACCGATGCGATGGCGGCCTAG
- a CDS encoding NAD(P)-dependent oxidoreductase has translation MKVAIIGGTGRAGTEISAELARRGHRVTAISRHPEKAIEDAQVTAVQGDVNDPAALVEAIRGHDVVVSAVMFSDTDPESLVGVVRDSGVPRYLVVGGAGSLEVAPGVPLIATPDFPEVAKVEAGKGAVFLDYLRGVDDIDWTFLSPSAYFFVGDRKSGFRVGKDQLLVDGEGNSSISYADYAIALVDEIETPQHSRGRFTVGY, from the coding sequence ATGAAGGTAGCGATCATCGGCGGCACGGGCCGAGCGGGCACGGAAATCAGCGCCGAACTGGCGCGACGCGGGCATCGGGTGACGGCGATATCGCGGCATCCTGAAAAGGCCATCGAGGACGCGCAGGTGACGGCGGTGCAGGGCGACGTCAACGATCCTGCGGCTCTGGTCGAGGCTATCCGCGGCCATGACGTGGTCGTAAGCGCGGTGATGTTTTCCGATACCGATCCTGAATCGCTGGTCGGCGTGGTGCGCGATTCCGGCGTGCCGCGTTACCTGGTGGTCGGCGGCGCGGGCAGCCTGGAGGTCGCGCCGGGGGTGCCGCTGATCGCCACGCCGGACTTCCCCGAAGTCGCCAAGGTCGAAGCGGGCAAGGGCGCGGTGTTTCTCGACTATCTGCGCGGGGTCGATGACATCGACTGGACCTTCCTGTCGCCGTCGGCCTATTTCTTCGTGGGCGATCGCAAGAGCGGCTTCCGCGTCGGCAAGGACCAACTGCTGGTCGATGGCGAAGGCAATAGCAGCATATCCTACGCCGACTATGCCATCGCGCTGGTGGATGAAATCGAAACGCCGCAGCATAGCCGCGGGCGATTTACCGTGGGCTATTAA
- the yghU gene encoding glutathione-dependent disulfide-bond oxidoreductase yields MTDTYTPPKVWTWDKENGGPFASINRPIAGATHDKVLPVGQHPLQLYSLATPNGQKVTILLEELLEAGVTEAEYDAWLIRIGDGDQFGSDFAAINPNSKIPALLDHSVSPPQRVFESGSILLYLAEKFGKFLPADPAGRTEALNWLFWQMGAGPLLGGGFGHFFAYAPEKFEYAINRYTMEVKRQLDVLDRQLADNDYIAGADYSIADIAIWPWYGGLVLGRAYDAAEFLDAASYKNVVRWARQIDARPAVKRGRMVNKANGPLEEQLHERHDAGDFDTKTQDKLEGAA; encoded by the coding sequence ATGACCGACACATATACCCCGCCCAAAGTCTGGACCTGGGACAAGGAAAATGGCGGCCCCTTCGCGTCCATCAATCGCCCGATCGCGGGCGCGACGCACGACAAGGTCTTGCCGGTCGGCCAGCATCCGCTCCAGCTCTATTCGCTCGCCACCCCCAATGGGCAGAAAGTGACGATCCTGCTGGAAGAACTGCTGGAAGCGGGCGTCACCGAAGCGGAATATGACGCCTGGTTGATCCGCATCGGTGATGGCGACCAGTTCGGCAGCGACTTCGCCGCCATCAACCCCAATAGCAAGATCCCGGCGTTGCTCGACCATAGCGTGTCGCCGCCGCAGCGGGTGTTCGAATCCGGGTCGATCCTTCTCTATCTGGCCGAGAAATTCGGCAAGTTCCTGCCGGCCGATCCGGCCGGGCGCACCGAGGCGCTCAACTGGCTGTTCTGGCAGATGGGCGCTGGCCCGCTGCTGGGCGGGGGCTTCGGCCATTTCTTCGCCTATGCGCCGGAAAAGTTCGAATATGCGATCAACCGCTACACGATGGAGGTGAAGCGGCAGCTCGATGTGCTCGACCGGCAACTGGCGGACAATGACTATATCGCCGGCGCCGACTATAGCATCGCCGACATCGCCATCTGGCCCTGGTATGGCGGGCTGGTGCTTGGCCGCGCCTATGACGCGGCGGAGTTTCTGGACGCGGCCAGCTACAAGAATGTCGTGCGCTGGGCGCGGCAGATCGACGCCCGCCCGGCGGTGAAGCGCGGCCGCATGGTCAACAAGGCGAACGGGCCGCTGGAGGAACAGCTCCACGAACGCCATGATGCGGGCGATTTCGACACGAAGACCCAGGACAAGCTGGAAGGGGCGGCTTAA
- a CDS encoding universal stress protein has product MPYATIIAAVDVNEPDLARAAIAGAAEVAGTDGAVHILYVRYYLPTRYSELLASDFDEREEADALSDMQAWAAEAGLDSTRTQIFTRRGRVRDEVIIEAERRKADLIVLASHQPSLSSRLLGSNASAIVHQSPVSVLVVRTDAK; this is encoded by the coding sequence ATGCCCTACGCCACGATCATCGCTGCTGTCGATGTCAACGAGCCGGACCTGGCCCGCGCCGCCATCGCCGGAGCGGCGGAGGTTGCGGGCACGGACGGCGCCGTCCACATCCTGTACGTCCGCTATTATCTGCCGACCCGCTATTCCGAATTGCTGGCGAGCGATTTCGACGAGCGGGAGGAGGCGGACGCGCTGTCCGACATGCAGGCATGGGCGGCGGAGGCCGGACTGGACTCCACCCGCACCCAAATATTCACCCGCCGCGGCCGGGTGCGGGACGAGGTCATCATCGAAGCGGAACGGCGCAAGGCGGACCTGATCGTGCTGGCGTCGCACCAGCCGTCCCTCTCCTCCCGCCTGCTCGGCTCCAACGCATCAGCCATCGTCCACCAGTCGCCGGTCAGCGTGCTGGTGGTCAGGACCGATGCGAAATAA
- the groES gene encoding co-chaperone GroES yields the protein MAFRPLHDRVLVRRIEAEAKTAGGIIIPDTAKEKPQEGEIVSVGTGSKAEDGKVTPLDVKAGDRVLFGKWSGTEVKVDGEDLLIMKESDILGVVA from the coding sequence ATGGCATTTCGTCCGTTGCACGACCGTGTTCTCGTCCGCCGCATCGAAGCGGAAGCGAAGACCGCCGGCGGCATCATCATCCCCGACACCGCCAAGGAAAAGCCGCAGGAAGGCGAAATCGTCTCCGTCGGCACCGGCAGCAAGGCCGAAGACGGCAAGGTGACCCCGCTGGACGTAAAGGCCGGCGATCGCGTGCTGTTCGGCAAATGGTCGGGCACCGAAGTCAAGGTCGACGGTGAAGACCTGCTGATCATGAAGGAATCGGACATTCTGGGCGTCGTCGCGTAA
- the groL gene encoding chaperonin GroEL (60 kDa chaperone family; promotes refolding of misfolded polypeptides especially under stressful conditions; forms two stacked rings of heptamers to form a barrel-shaped 14mer; ends can be capped by GroES; misfolded proteins enter the barrel where they are refolded when GroES binds) — MAAKDVKFSRDARERILRGVDILADAVKVTLGPKGRNVVIDKSFGAPRITKDGVSVAKEIELKDKFENMGAQMVREVASKTNDIAGDGTTTATVLAQAIVREGMKSVAAGMNPMDLKRGIDLAVIKVVEDIKARSKPVSGSAEVAQVGIISANGDREVGEKIAEAMEKVGKEGVITVEEAKGLDFELDVVEGMQFDRGYLSPYFITNPEKMAVELADPYILIHEKKLSNLQSILPILEAVVQSGRPLLIIAEDIEGEALATLVVNKLRGGLKVAAVKAPGFGDRRKAMLEDIAVLTKGEVISEDLGIKLESVTLGMLGTAKRVTIDKDNTVIVDGAGDHDSIKGRTEQIRQQIEHTSSDYDREKLQERLAKLAGGVAVIKVGGATEVEVKERKDRVDDALHATRAAVEEGIVPGGGTALLYATKALNGLTGVNDDQTRGIDIVRKSLTALVRQIAQNAGHDGAVVSGKLLDQDDTSFGFNASTDVYENLVAAGVIDPTKVVRTALQNAASVAGLLITTEAAVSELPADDKAPMGMPGGGMGGMGGMDF, encoded by the coding sequence ATGGCAGCGAAGGACGTAAAGTTTTCGCGTGACGCTCGTGAGCGCATCCTGCGCGGCGTCGACATCCTGGCCGACGCGGTCAAGGTGACCCTGGGGCCGAAGGGCCGCAACGTCGTCATCGACAAGAGCTTCGGTGCGCCCCGCATCACCAAGGACGGCGTCAGCGTCGCCAAGGAAATCGAACTGAAGGACAAGTTCGAGAATATGGGCGCCCAGATGGTCCGCGAAGTCGCTTCGAAGACCAACGACATCGCCGGTGACGGCACCACCACCGCGACCGTCCTGGCCCAGGCCATCGTGCGCGAAGGCATGAAGTCGGTTGCCGCCGGCATGAATCCGATGGACCTGAAGCGCGGCATCGACCTCGCCGTCATCAAGGTCGTCGAGGACATCAAGGCGCGTTCGAAGCCGGTTTCGGGTTCGGCCGAAGTCGCCCAGGTCGGCATCATCTCCGCCAATGGTGACCGTGAAGTCGGCGAAAAGATCGCCGAAGCCATGGAAAAGGTCGGCAAGGAAGGCGTCATCACCGTGGAAGAGGCCAAGGGTCTCGACTTCGAACTGGACGTCGTGGAAGGCATGCAGTTCGACCGCGGCTACCTGTCGCCCTACTTCATCACCAACCCGGAAAAGATGGCTGTCGAGCTGGCTGATCCGTACATCCTGATCCACGAGAAGAAGCTGTCGAACCTGCAGTCGATCCTTCCGATCCTGGAAGCCGTCGTGCAGTCGGGCCGTCCGCTGCTGATCATCGCGGAAGACATTGAAGGCGAAGCGCTGGCGACCCTGGTCGTCAACAAGCTGCGTGGCGGCCTGAAGGTTGCTGCTGTCAAGGCGCCTGGCTTCGGCGATCGTCGCAAGGCGATGCTGGAAGACATCGCCGTCCTGACCAAGGGCGAAGTGATCTCGGAAGACCTGGGCATCAAGCTCGAGTCGGTCACGCTGGGCATGCTCGGCACCGCCAAGCGCGTCACCATCGACAAGGACAACACCGTCATCGTCGATGGCGCTGGCGACCATGACTCGATCAAGGGCCGCACCGAGCAGATCCGTCAGCAGATCGAGCACACCAGCTCGGACTATGACCGTGAAAAGCTGCAGGAACGTCTGGCCAAGCTGGCTGGCGGCGTGGCCGTCATCAAGGTCGGCGGCGCGACGGAAGTCGAAGTCAAGGAGCGCAAGGATCGCGTCGACGACGCTCTCCATGCAACCCGCGCGGCGGTCGAAGAAGGCATCGTCCCCGGTGGCGGTACGGCCCTGCTGTACGCGACCAAGGCTCTCAATGGCCTGACCGGCGTCAATGATGACCAGACCCGCGGCATCGACATCGTTCGCAAGTCGCTGACCGCTCTGGTTCGCCAGATCGCCCAGAATGCGGGCCATGATGGCGCTGTCGTGTCGGGCAAGCTGCTCGACCAGGACGACACCTCGTTCGGCTTCAACGCGTCGACCGACGTGTATGAAAACCTGGTTGCTGCCGGCGTGATCGACCCGACCAAGGTCGTCCGCACCGCGCTGCAGAACGCTGCCTCGGTGGCTGGCCTGCTCATCACGACGGAAGCCGCCGTGTCCGAGCTGCCCGCCGACGACAAGGCCCCGATGGGCATGCCCGGCGGCGGCATGGGCGGCATGGGCGGCATGGACTTCTAA
- a CDS encoding excalibur calcium-binding domain-containing protein — translation MVQYAGGVMALCLAGGTIGYLTRPADAPRAEQSEATATMVTTTVPVQREQPMSAAELDAQQPSGGAVAKPAPTVQRFEGRKVASSAPTWSYRGCNEARAAGAAPLYRGQPGYGAHMDGDNDGIACEPIRH, via the coding sequence ATGGTGCAATATGCAGGCGGCGTGATGGCCCTGTGCCTAGCCGGGGGCACGATCGGCTATCTGACGCGGCCGGCCGATGCGCCGAGGGCCGAGCAAAGCGAGGCGACCGCGACCATGGTCACGACGACCGTCCCGGTCCAGCGCGAGCAGCCGATGAGCGCGGCGGAACTGGATGCCCAGCAGCCATCCGGCGGTGCCGTCGCTAAACCTGCGCCAACAGTCCAGCGCTTCGAGGGGCGGAAGGTGGCGTCATCCGCCCCGACATGGTCCTATCGGGGCTGCAACGAAGCACGGGCCGCGGGCGCGGCTCCGCTCTATCGCGGACAACCGGGCTATGGCGCGCATATGGACGGCGACAATGACGGCATCGCTTGCGAGCCGATCCGCCACTAG
- a CDS encoding GNAT family N-acetyltransferase encodes MVSGSLSHPLDRPVWHSLSGGWSALAQGDAHARRIDPLYGPFGAAADDSAASRAALAALVPETGQLWLVGPDAMIPLPGVTVMRTAMLAQMVAPSITPAASATPAWATLDESDAEEMRALALLTRPGPFAPRTHRLGRFIGVREHGQLIAMAGERMALPGFTEVSGVCTHPDWCGRGLASALMRIVAQAILDRGETPFLHAYAAHDRTIALYRTLGFGVRAELPMMAVTR; translated from the coding sequence TTGGTGTCTGGCTCCCTGTCTCATCCGCTTGATCGCCCCGTCTGGCACAGCTTGTCGGGCGGCTGGTCCGCGTTGGCGCAGGGCGACGCCCATGCGCGCCGGATCGATCCGCTTTACGGGCCGTTCGGCGCGGCGGCGGATGACAGCGCGGCCAGTCGGGCGGCGCTCGCGGCGCTGGTGCCTGAGACCGGCCAACTCTGGCTCGTCGGTCCGGATGCGATGATTCCGCTGCCCGGCGTCACTGTCATGCGCACAGCGATGCTGGCGCAGATGGTCGCGCCGTCGATCACGCCCGCCGCCTCCGCTACGCCTGCATGGGCGACGCTGGACGAAAGCGACGCGGAAGAGATGCGCGCCCTTGCGCTGCTCACCCGGCCGGGGCCGTTCGCGCCCCGCACCCACCGGCTGGGCCGCTTCATCGGCGTGCGGGAGCATGGCCAGTTGATCGCGATGGCGGGCGAGCGGATGGCGCTGCCGGGCTTCACCGAAGTCAGCGGGGTCTGCACCCATCCCGACTGGTGCGGCCGCGGGCTGGCCAGCGCGCTGATGCGGATCGTCGCGCAGGCGATACTGGACCGGGGCGAAACCCCCTTCCTCCACGCCTATGCCGCCCACGACCGCACGATCGCGCTCTACCGCACACTGGGGTTCGGAGTGCGGGCGGAACTGCCGATGATGGCGGTGACGCGATAA